In the Drosophila virilis strain 15010-1051.87 chromosome 4, Dvir_AGI_RSII-ME, whole genome shotgun sequence genome, TCTTTGTGTTCCAATTcttaagtattattatttattatttactaagTATATTTGACTTTTTTCCTCCGTGTCTCTGGAAACTCTGGGCATTGTCTTTACTCTATGCCAGGTGAACTAATGCATAACAAACATTCTCGCATCTCGCAAACAAACATCTGATGAATCTATTTACTGCACGATCAAAGATCAATCACAATCAAACGAATTTAGCTCAACAAGAAAATTCCGCATTACTTCCAGGAAATCGACAATACGCTGTATATAAACCCGAAAATAAATGTTACTCTCGACAACGAATTAGAGATCTTACTCAACTATGCATAATACTGGGAGAATtctctctatatatgtatgtatatattggtTCAACTGGCTCACAAAGTCATCCGTCAAATGCGATTTCAGATGCTGGCAACAATTATTTcgtctattttatttttaaacgaaATTAACGTGCTGTTTCTTTGgacttgttgttattgttgttgttgctaatgtgtttttattacgtgaaaattaaatgaacaGAACGCGCATACCAGTTCTCAAGATCATTTTATGTGGCTCCCGAACCCGAATCTAAACCCTATCTCTGACAGGCTCATGCTGCGCTGCGTCGCAAAGTACTAGGCGCTGATTGATAGAACAaagtaaaaatcaaataaaaaacaaaacattaaacTATGCACGGCCTCTGCCATATTGCGGTGCGAGATCAAAGACCGCCCCGAGATCTGTAATGACAGCTTTGATCATTGTTTTGCCTTTGATTTTTTCCGGTTCGCTGCCCAATGTGGAGCGCCCCAGGCACCATCGGTTCCTCAGCCTGCATCCACATCTAGTACTCGCATTTGTATCATTTTACGACCAATTTCTCGCCTACTTAAGATATCTCTCTGCAGAGCGCATTACACTTATTTGAGAGGGTTTTATGCTACCTTATTAAATAACTGTCATTTTGTTGGAAGACCAATATAGACGACGGCGCGAAAAATGTGTACAGttttacaaattaatattgaCTATACCCAGAAGGGAATTGAGAATTATTCCCATTCAAGTCTTAATATAGCCTGTTAATGTTACAATCGATTACAATTATGTGTGAACCTGTTACCTGCttaatataaatgtacatacataattacGTAACGTACGtaattttaatacccttgcagaaaatATACATTATTTCATAGCCcaaaatactatatatattcataaaaaaaatagatgaCAAGCTGATTCGATTTGTTCGTCGCTCAGATCAGATACCATCTTTGATTTTAAAGTTCTCTTAAGAATATTCAGCAAGTacaataattacaaatttacaaaatcaTTAAGTACTTATTTAGgttttgaaaatatgtttgcagcaagaaagtgtgaaacacgactgaaatgattttttataaaGATCGTGGTCTCCATCTTTGACCTCCATTTATACCAAGGAGGAATGGATTCTCcacaaagtgtgaaacaccagtcaaacaaagaaatttcaaaatgagtttgaggctgATTGAATGGTAAGCAAttaagtttcatacaaacgtttccTGTGTTTTCTCCACATTTGCGGGTGGAGTTTCAACATCAAACAAGTTTAGCTTCCTAACTCGACGAGTTGGGCTCTGCATTGAACAAGACAAACCGtcttatatatagatatgtatcaTATAGGACAAATCAGTGTGAAATCGGCTTTTGAGACTACTTGTGACCTCTGGTTGGTATCTTCGAAAGTTTGAAAATGACTGCTTCGAGGTTACAGTTTTACATCTAATATACCGTGTTGGACTGACCTggtaaattgtgttttttttgtgataCATTTGCTTGATGGGACTTTCTATTTGTGTAGCCAACTAATCAGTGCAAACACCACAAAAATGTCAAAGGGACTGAGCAGACAAACAGCTGCGAATTTCCCAAATTTCTATGCCCACCACACATTTTTTCCGGAGTGTCCCAAACAATTTACGACATTTTAAAACGCCTTTCGACTTCTAGCAAAGTACGAAGCCCGGCTACAAAATTAGAAAAGACAAcacttttcaaataaatatcacGTAAACTGTCGCCTCAATTTCAAATGAATCGACTCGTGCACACTCGAAATATTTCGACTTAGGCACGATTCTCTGCCCCTGAACCATAATAAATAATGGGAGCTGCATTGTGTACTCTATTCCGAGAACCCTTTCTCTTGGAGAGCATCCAATAGAGGctatcaatttatattttattgttggtgCAACATAAATTCTGGAAACCACAAGACTGAAATTTATGTAATGCCTTCGCAGAACAGCAAACAACAATGATAAAGGTTGAACGATCTCCCAGCTACCGTTCCGTAAAAGATGTTTTACCTAGAGTGTAAGAAATAGCGAGTGCTTCTGTTGTTAACACGGTTAATAAATCAAAGTTCGTGAGCCCCCTGGTTAGAGGAGACATTTCTGGTAGTCTTAAATTTTTAGAAATCTGTAACCCGGCCCTTGCTTTCCCAGTCACCATAGCGTGTGGGCTCTGGTCCGCGCGGTCCACCAATTTCGCCTGTATACGGATTGGTATTGTTTGGCCAGGGCATCAGTGGCTCCTTTTCATGAGCCGGATGTGGCATTCCTTTTGGTACGGCAATAACGGGTGCAGTGGATCGCAGTTTCTccttaaattttaaatagcgTTCGCTAGGCTTAGAGTCGCCTTTTATTTTGGTGTCCTTCGTTTGCTCCGTGGAGATCTTTGTTTGATTAGATTCAGTATTGATCACTGCTGCCCCACAAGAACGAACTAAAGCTTTTGGAAGCCATTTTTGGCGGCCAAAACACCGAATCATATTTAAGATTATAAGGCTATTAAACTGCTGAGATAATTTACaactatattattttgttggtttttggaatatttgtatatactcAATGAATTTAAATGAGTGTGGGTTTTATATTAAATgtgacagacagacatttaATGTTTGTCTACTATGAATTTTTATCAAAAACTAATCCAACATTTTTACTATGACAATAATTTTGAAGAACTCATGGAAAATCTAGTATAGTTTACTGTTGGATacgaaatgaaatttcaatagGCGAACCGAAAGATATGCTAATGAGCTTTCATGTAGTTTAATACCGTTTTAAATCGAAGTAATTTTCTCATTAATTCACTGTAATAACAGGCCTCAGATGTAATTCTTGAGTAACCTAACCTACTAACAAAATGTTAGTGATGTCATTATTATCCACTTTCTATTGTTACATTCGTTATGCGTTGCATATTGCTAACAAAATCACTTGGACGCGTTTCGGTTGCTGTTGTATTGCATCTGTTTGACATTATGTACTCGAACAGCTTGTCCAAACAGTTTGACGTGAATCTAGTTGACAGCAGAGATCAAATGTCTGCCTTTAAAGCTCGACTATCTGCGGCTGGCTTGGCAGTCACAGACTTGACTGACAGAGTGACAGAGTGACAGAGTCTAATGactttgcagcagcaacagcagcagcaacaacacagcTGCGATAGAGATAAGCTACGAATATTTTAACTTCCGGAAATGAGTAGCTGGTTGGCAGTTAGCTAAACAGCTAGTCGGGCAGTCAAGTTGTCGGGCGGCAGTCAGCTGTCAGGCAAACGTTAGCTGATTCATTCATTGATGGCAGCAATTAAAACTGGACATGTGTTACTGCAGTTGGGCCTTGAGATAGCGAGCCTGCTCTGATCGTGTCAAACGGACAACCATTCAACATAAGTCGTTTCGCGCCCGTCTCTAAGGCGACGCCTAGCAGTTTGACTAGAGTTCCAGTTG is a window encoding:
- the LOC6633895 gene encoding succinate dehydrogenase assembly factor 4, mitochondrial; the encoded protein is MIRCFGRQKWLPKALVRSCGAAVINTESNQTKISTEQTKDTKIKGDSKPSERYLKFKEKLRSTAPVIAVPKGMPHPAHEKEPLMPWPNNTNPYTGEIGGPRGPEPTRYGDWESKGRVTDF